The following DNA comes from Papaver somniferum cultivar HN1 chromosome 4, ASM357369v1, whole genome shotgun sequence.
CAATTTTATGATAAACTTAATTACAGAAGGTCTATGTAACCTTTGTGACAAATTGACAATAAAGCATGCATAGTCACTCCACGACAGATGTTCTTTTTGTTGTCTTTACACAATTATCAGTTCCGAAACAACAAAACAAGCACAGAGATCTAAATTGTAAAGAGAGGCAGCACAGCAAAACAAAAGGAGGAAAGAATACATACCAATAACACATGTTCATCTCTAGAAATCCATCTTTTCAGAAGTAGCTCTCGCCTCTCAGTTGTTAAACTGATTGTGGAATATGCTTTCATTAGTTCAGGAGCTTCTTGCTCGTACAGGTTTACAAACTTGTTCGAAAAGGACTTGATCACCATTGCTGAAAGTGCattcagagaaaacaacttcctCAATCAGACCCTCAGAGACTAACATTCAAGCTATTATTTAAAATCCATGGGGTTTCCTCAATACTAGAAGAATCATAACCCATTTCAATCACAAGGAAATCCATAATTGTCGTAACAACAAGGACCTTTCTAAATGCTGTTTGAATTTGATCTTCAGACCACCAACCCCATCTCTTGTAAACATTGATTTTAAACCTTTTCCACGAACTTCTTAAATTTATTAGCATCTAGCATAAATGAACTTGGTTTCATGATCATATACTTAAAAATGATTACATTCAGAGACACCTTCGTATCTCAAAATCTCTAGGTTGATTATCGCATTTCAGCTACATATATGTTGGGAATCCGATAAGAACCCTTAAGAGTTGTAATGACATGTGTGTCTACATGAAGAATGTTCTTGCGGATAACAAATGAAGGAATTAAAATTGGGATTGTCAGCTTAGTTTCAGAAAGGTTGAGTACCTTGAGATGAAGTCTGCTAGCTTAATTCCATCTAGTCCTTtagaattgaaaaaaaataattggGGTTTTATGGTTTTAAGAGGATAAGAAAACAGAAATGGTGGATGCTCGGTGATAGGAGAAGATTAGATGGAACTAACCCTAGACTTAATAAGAAGATTTGGATTTTACCAAGTTATGATGGCCATTAGTGTTTGTTGTCGTCCTTTTGAGATTTGCACCTACTTCACATCAcaggaacaagaagaaaaaaggagGAGAAAGGGAGGAAACAGAGCAAAAACATTTGATTGGGACTATTACAATTATTACCAAAAAAATCTAAATATACCGTGCCTGCACAAAACTGGACCTAAAAGTAGGAGTGGACCTCCTAGGGGTGCGGAGCCCGCTCTATGGAAGAGGGGATATTGTTTGAGGATCCGGCGGCCATGATTCATTAGGATATGTTTGCCTTGTATGTGTTGTTAGTCTGGTTCCTATGGGGCGGCTAAACCCCCATTTGCCATGCTAGCTGTCCTGGCAAATTGGGTGCGTCATTATGGGAAAATAGTTGAGTGATCGATTCTCCACCGACCGGTTGATATTAGACCGTTAGCGGTCGAGTCTCCACCGCTAGCGATCTTCATAAAACCGTTCGGTCTTTTACTTGTCGCTTATTAAAAAATGAAGTAACGGCTATTTCCCCTCACGTCTCCTTATAAATTCACCCCTTTTAATTCAATTCAATTACACCTCATTTTCTCATTAGCTCTATCATTTTACTGTTTCATACCTTTAATCATCTATTTAATTTTTAGTTTCAACTCAATGGAttcttctgacgaagaagtgtgtATTCATATGGATCGATTTGAAGAACAAAAACGAATATTCGTACAGGTGTTTCAGCAAATTGATGATGAGTCATATGAATATAAAGAACTAACCAACAATTTGTTGCAGTTATATTTTTCGGGGCAAATACCTAGAGATCCATAGCCAAGAGAAGTGTTCACAAAAAGAAATACGTACCGGGGTCGGGATGAATGGCACGAGAAGCTGAtacacgattattttcttctcgACTGTGTGTTCTCTGATGAAAATTTCCAAGGACGATTCTGCATACCCCGACATTTGGTGTTAAAGATTATTGGTGAGCTTTGtcaggtagaacctcaatttaattatcaatatgatgcactgaatattagaggtTGTGGTCCTTAACAAAAGGTTACTTCGGCCTTAAGGATTCTAGGATATGGCATTCCTCCAGATTCGAATGATGAGTACCTTCGCATTGGGAAAACAACCGTATACAagtatcttttattgttttgcgaagcaatgattaatcattttggtccaacctatttacgaaaaccaactgaggaggatgttagagaaatattaaagcaAAATCAGGAAAAGGGATTTTCCAGACTGttgggtagtcttgactgcatgcgtTGGGTATGGACCGGATGCCATACCTATTGGGTCGGTCAGTATAAGGGTCACTATGCAAAACCAATGGTTATCCTTGAGGCTGcttcttcttatgattgttggatatggaaCGCTTTTTTTGGTCTCCAGAGATCTCAGAACGATATAAATGTTTTACACAAATCGCCTTTGTTTGAAAATTTAAAGTATGGAATTTGTTCTCAGGTAAATTTCACTATCAACGGGAATCGCTACACTCATGGTTATTTTCTTGCAGAtggaatttatccaaaatggtcaactttagttcaatgtTACCGTCATCCACTTGCAAGTGAAATGGGTCGTTCATACTCATATTTCAATAGTAAACAAATGGAACTGAGAAAGGATGTGGAACGGGCTTTTGGAATTATGAAGCGGAAGTTCGCCATCATTTATGGGCCTTATCGTGGTCTAAGTACTCGTGAAATGCATAAGACTATGCTGACTTAcatcattatgcataacatggtaattcaggaaactCGTCGTAACAAGAATTTGACTAaccatcaagatgaagacttaagGCCTGAGATTCTACCAGCAAGAGGAGTACCTGCAAGGAACTATGCGCAAATGACTAGTCATATTGAGAACATAActctgtataacaagttaagggAAGATCTCAGAGCGAATTTGTGGTATGAGTTTGGAAGAGATGGAGGACGAGTTGAGtagtgttgtcaagtttagttgtttgAGTTTCATTTGTTATTTCATAGTTTTATTTTGACGGTTTTCATTTTTTAACGGGTGTTTAAGTTTAATTTTTTTGAAGTTGTTTAAGTTTAATTGTTTTTAACGGTTTTCATTGGAAGTAGCGGTCTAGACTCAATCACTAGCGGTCTAGACTCAACCCCCAACAATCCTTATAAATATACCTTCACttcatccatttcaaaatcacacATCTTCACTTCTCTACAAAAATTTCTTTACTTTCTGGGTAATTTATGGATGATCCTAGATTTATTGAAGATggagatttatctctttgtagaaacTATGTAATATACTACCCGAAGAGGGGTGAGAAACGACGGATGAACGGTTTACctagtatgagttatttgggtaAAATTCATGATGCCTTCTGCACAGAGACAGGTAATCCTTATAACCGGGATCATGCTGCTTTGTTTTGCCGATTCATGATTATCAAAAAATATCTTGTGGATTTTATAGCTATGAAAAGGATTGTCACTCGATATCGTCTTAGAGGTGACACCAATGCGGAATTGGGAATACGAACTCGAGACgagtggcgaagatggaaaagaatttttttttaatacgaaGCGCATTACCAAATTCTTAAGGAGTTTCTAATAACTCGTATGGGATGTTAGGCTTAATTTTAGTTCTAGGCTTAAGTTTAGTTATAGTCTTTTAAGTTTAGTTATCATTTTGTCAAGTTCTATTTTTAATGTAACGAAAAAACTAGAAAAATTTAGTTCTAGTCTTTAAGTTAGTTCCAGTCTTAAGTTTGGTTTTCATGGATGTTGTCAAGTTAATGTAATGAAAAAAATAGAACAATTAGTAATTAAAAAACTAGAACAATTTCATTAACTATAACCAAACTACATCTTCATTAAAATTAAAGCTGATTCATTAATTAATTAAGTGGCACTACTTCATCGtggtcttcatcatcctcatcttcatcttgaACTCCAAATTGTTTTTCCAAATTTCTCTTGTTTCGCTTTTCTTCTAACTCCTCTGTTAACCtgtccatctccatctcccatACCATATATTGTCTGGGATTCATTGTTTCGATGTTTTCATTTAGAATCTTATTCTTGTCATAGTATGAAACAAATTTCTCTTGAGTTAGTCTATGTTTTTTCATCTCCCTAGTCAAGAACTGCCGGTCTACAGCTCTTTGTTTTTCGACGGTCTTCTGATGCTCTATCAAAGTATCCAAATCACCTTCACTTGCTTCTCCTTCTTGGGAAGCTTTTCTCGctgctcttgcagagtttctTCCTAATAATTTTCTCTTAATAGCAGCATTGACATTcaagttggaattgttgtttGTTGTGGTTTCTGGCGAAGAAAATGGATTCTCCGAATGGGGATGAGATGATTGAGATGGTTGTGAAGCTGGCATTGAAGGTGAAGAAGTGTATGGTGAACTTGCAGGTATATTCTGCATGTTTTCTAACATTTCTGGATTATATTTAGGAAACACTTTAAAAATACGATAACAACtttcaaaagcaaaaaaaaattcccatgTTTGTGGTGCCAATCAGTTCGACACTTTCGTTCGACATCAACATCGACAAGTATGGTCGCTCGAGCACGATCAACTTGCATTATAGCAGCAACATACAAGGAAACTTGGGCATTGATTAGCACGAAGCCAACGGACAATCCACTTGTTTCATGATCGTTGATGTTCATAGTTTCTTCACGAAATTTAgcaaatattgttagagcattgttcgctcgaaatcgcatgcgttactatctcaagcatgtttgtcaatgttagtgatcaaaactataagtcttgatttatagtgtaCTATAGataggtctcggattaggatagaaagagtagttgagctcaagaactccatggcggatcatcatacaagacgaagaactactcaaggaactggtggaacttcatcgacaaaaaggtatgtggagacttgaacttatctatcactcaaaagtctatctactttatc
Coding sequences within:
- the LOC113273360 gene encoding uncharacterized protein LOC113273360 — its product is MVILEAASSYDCWIWNAFFGLQRSQNDINVLHKSPLFENLKYGICSQVNFTINGNRYTHGYFLADGIYPKWSTLVQCYRHPLASEMGRSYSYFNSKQMELRKDVERAFGIMKRKFAIIYGPYRGLSTREMHKTMLTYIIMHNMVIQETRRNKNLTNHQDEDLRPEILPARGVPARNYAQMTSHIENITLYNKLREDLRANLWYEFGRDGGRVE